The following DNA comes from Nicotiana sylvestris chromosome 10, ASM39365v2, whole genome shotgun sequence.
AGGAAAGGAAGCAAAGGGGATCACTGCTAGAGAAACTAAGTGAAGAGGATTTGCTGCTGGAGGAAGTTTTTATCAAGATCAGCAAAGGTAAACCTTTCTTATGTGGAGATAGCATTTGTTACCTTGGCATTATTCTAGGGAGTTTCCTGTGTTGGGTGAAAGCAGAAGACGTAATGGCTGAAATGAAGATACTAGACAAAACCAAGACGCCTAGCCTAGTAGAATGGTATGAGGAATTTTGCTCATACCATGTTTTAGAGGATATCAATCCAGACCTGAGAAACTTTTGGAAATGCACCTATGATATTTTACATCTGTAAAATGTAGTACTCTATTTCTCCAACAAGAACTAACTTAACAGACTGAAAAGTTAAACAAACCACACACCCTCCTCACATTTTGGCAGCATCCATGACCGTTATCTAAATCAATTTGAGATATTATTTGGATTATCTAATGGACGTTTCTGATTCCATGAAAAATCTAGAGTGTAGTATTGAATATCGTAGCCATTTTCAGTATCTTTATGTATCAGGTTGTGGAGATGTTGAGACCACGAGAAGCATAACGTGTATGATCCAAGCAATGTCACTAGTCCAATAAGACTTTTAACTTGAAGTTTGGTACCCTCGATTCCTTCTCTCTTTCCTTGGTGACTAGTGGTTTCCTATCTTGCATAGTATATCATACGAAGGCTGAGGAATCGAAAGAGGCAGCAATATAGAAAGCTGACGAAGTTTTGAGTTTATGGCCTATAAGATCCCTTTTACAAAGAAGAAGATGCCAAAAATGTTCTTGATATTTTACATCAATATGAAAACCTTGTACCACATGTTGTGCCAACCTACATTGTTTATTTGGTAGCAAGGACAGACCGGCATAATTTACTGGAAAGCACTTATGTGCAAAAGGCATCAAATGCTGACTGATATCTGTTATAAGAGTGATGTATTCTGCTCATTAGTCATTCCTTCAATATTAGTTGTTGAGGAAGCTAGCCATGACAGCAGGTAACGTAAAGCTACTAGGAGTATGGGCAAGCCCTTTCGTGAACCGGGTTGAAATAGCCCTCAAAATAAAGTCTATTGATCCTGTGTTTATACAAGAAACTTTGTTACCCAAAAGTGAGCTGCTCCTCAAATCCAACCCCGTTTACAAGAAAATCCCAGTCTTATTCCATAATGAAAAGCCTATCTGTGAGTCCCTTGTCATCCTTCAGTACATCGATGAAGCTTGGCCGGATGGTCCATCCATTCTTCCTTCTGATCCCTATGATCGTGCTATAGCACGGTTTTGGGCAGCCTATATTGATGAAAAGGTAAGACTTATTTTATACTTAATAGATATCACATCCTAAATTTAAAAACTTTTTGTTTGGACTTGTATTTAAACTCTATGATATTTCACTAATAATAATCACTGACTTTTACTAACTATAACAGTAACGACACTGAACTATTTCTTGTCATATTAAAGTAACTGAACTTTACCATACTCGAAAAGTTGTTTGGACTAATAGTTAAGTTCATCAAAGTTTGTTCTTGATTTCCTCCTTTCCGTTTCTTGATAATCAGTTTGTGTACTGGAATTCTCAATTAAACTCTAAGATTATGGTTCCAGTGGTTTCCAATGGCGCTGGAGTTTAGGAAAGCGGAAGGAAAGGAAGCGAAGGCAGCAGTGCTGGAGAAAATACCTGAAGGGAATTTGATGCTGGAGGAAGCTTTTATCAAGATCAGCAAAGGTAAACCTTTCTTTGGTGGCGATAGCATCGGTTACCTTGACATCGTTCTTGGAAGTTTACTAGGATGGGTGAAGGCACAAGAGATAATCCATGAAATGAAGATACTAGATGAAACCAAGATACCTAGCTTAGCAAAATGGGATGAGAGATTTTGCTCAGACAAAGTTGTAAAGGATTTCATTCCAGAGCCTGAGAAACTTGCAGAAGTCTATCGGAAGTATTATAATTTGAAGAAAGCTACTTCAAATTAATAATGTTGCTGATTTCTTTGCCTGTGCCTATCAAGTAAAGGGTATCTTAGGCCCCTCTATAGGAAGGGAGGATTTGGTCCTAGATCTTGTTTAAAATATGTGAGAATAAAAGAAGTTTGATCATATTAACGAATGGAACAAACACTCCTTGTTTGACATTCCTACATGTTGATCCACATTATAAATAAATGCTGCAGATCTGCCCTCTCTATTCGCACTCATGGCTGAACCTATATCCGAGCAACGTAGATTTTAGCTATGTCTCTTTATATTCAACAAGATGAAAGATGATATTTCTTGTAGTTAAAATCGCATCGTTGTATGTTATATCTGATGAAACCATATGCCATAGGCAAGCAATGCAGTGTGATCATGTCAAAGTCATCTTAGTACTAACCAGTCCAAATCAATTGCTTCCTTGTTTGCAAAACAATAAAAAAAGCCATATTAGTACTTATGCTAAGTTATTCGAATATGCCAAGTTAAACAAGTATTTAGCATTAGTTAAACCAACCTCAGCGTGAATTTCTATGTTGCCAAAGCATGTAAATACTTGATTAGCTGTTGCCTGTTAGCTTCAAGTAAATAAGTAATTATCAAGAACATTTAGTCATGGCAGCAAGTAATGTTAAGGTTCTAGGTATACAGGCAAGTCCAGTTGTGATTAGAGTTCTAATTGCTCTCAATGTTAAGTCTGTGGCCTATGAGTTTATTCAAGAGGATATGTCCAATAAAAGTGAACTTCTCCTTAAATCCAATCCTGTTCATAAGAAAATCCCAGTCCTCATTCACGGCGACAAGCCTATCTCTGAGTCCCTAGTCATCGTCCAATACATCGACGAGACGTGGACTAATGGCCCCTCCATTCTCCCTTCCAATCCCCATGACCGCGCCATTGCCAGGTTTTGGGCTGCCTACATTGATGAAAAGGTATTGGTTTCATTTACTGTTGCATTGGTTGAGAATCGTTTCATTGAAGCTAACAAAAGTTAATGAATAACTTTCAGTGGTTTCCTTTGATGTCGGAGCTCGGAAAAGCACAAGGAGATGAAGCAAAGGAAGAAGTGAAAGAGAAACTAAAAGAAGCACTGATGCCTTTAGAAGAAGCATTTGTTAAGTGTAGCAAAGGGAAAGCTTTCTTTGGTGGAGACAATATTGGTTATTTAGACATTGCTTTGGGTTGCATTTTGGGATGGATAAAGACAATAAGGTTGATTTTAGGAGTGGAAATATTCGATGTAGCGAAGACCCCTGGCTTGGTTGGATGGGCTGATAGGTTCTTGGCAGAGAAAACTGTTAAGGATGCCATTCTGGGACCAGAGAAACTTTTTGAAATCGCCAGGTTACGTCTGGCCAGAAGAGACGCTGCTAACGCAAACTAAGGCATGGTGTTCTTCATTTCTTGTTTCTTGCTGGTTTAATAAGGAATAAGGATTGCCTGTTGAATCCACCTTATAGACAATCTTTGCAGTATAAAACAGCATCTTTCTGCTGCTTCTTGCCTTTCATTTCtctccaacccccccccccccccccctaacTCTTGATGGTCAATAAAGAGGCTTGTTTACTTGGCTTGAAAGATCAAGTGTGTAAAACCATTGTGCTTTAACTTTTTGACAATTCTGTGAATACGCAAAGTTGCTAACATCCAATCGCAATCACAAACTAAAGAGAAAGTAAAACCTTGTCATCTGTTGATAATTGGCTGATAATGCCAAGAATCGAGTTAACTGTCTGGAAAGTTGAGTCCTCTTTGGCAACATATAAGAATCACCGAGGACTCGACAACACAAAAAACTACAGATCTATGATTGATGAGACCATAAATCTATATGAGGGCCTTACCTTGATTACATTGTTTACCTTGACATTGATATTGGGAGTTTACTGTGTTGGATTGAAGACAGAAGAGATAATGGCTAAAAAGAAGATACTAGACGAAACCAAGATGCCTAGCCTAGTTGAATGGTATGATAGTGATTTTGCTCAGACAAAGCAGTAAAGGATTTTACTTCAGAACCTGAGAAACTTGTGGAAATTTATATGAAGTATCAGGAGATGAAGAAAGCTACTTCAAACAAATAATTTTGCTGATTTCTTTGTTTGTGCTTATTAAGGAAAGTATGTCTTAGGCCCCTCAATAGGAATGGAGAATTTGGTCTATATCTTATTTAAAAGAATTAAGAATAAAAGAAGTTTGTTCTTATTAATGAGCTAAACAAACTATCCTTGTTTGGATTCCAAGATTTTGATCTACATTATACATATATGTTGCATATAGCTTTTCTCATTTGAAGTGGAGCCTTGGCGCAACTGGTAAAGTCACaaccatgtgaccaggaggtcacgggtttgaGCGGTGGAAATAGCCttagggtaagactgcgtacagtagacccttgtggtccggtccTTCCCTAGgtcccgcgcatagcgggagcttagtaccACCGGGCTGTCCTTTTTATAGCTTTTCTCATTTAAGAACTAAAATTACACTATCTAATAGCTTTACTAGGATCTATTCTTCCAATTGGACCACATATTTACTTTTGCGAGTACTTAATAGATTAAGAGGCAGAGAATAGAAAAGCACCTAAAAAATTGTGGTCTATGTAATATTCCTAGAAAGACTTGAATGAAATAATGTAATGAATGTCTCATCTTCTGCAACATGCAAGTAAATTATGCTTAAACTATCACCATGCTAGGTAGATCAATTGCAGATCAACTCAATCAGGCTCATTGAACTATGATTATCTGTGGGTTCAGAATATAATATTTGTTTCTATAGAAAAGCTCCATTCGCCTCCGGATATATCTCTAATTATAAGTTTGCTTCTATATACATGTATTCCATATGCCATATGCCTGCAATGTTGTGTGACCATTTCAAAGTCCTCTTAGTATTTTCTGAAACCAGTTCATCTTAATATTCTACGTATGCTAAGTTATTAGTATATGCCAAGTTAAAAGATCAGTTAGCATTACCACTACACTAAGTTATCATTATATGCCAAGTTAACTACTATTATTTAACATTGAAAACACCACCATCAACGTGAATCGCAATGTTGCTCGTGCATATAAGTCTTTGATTAGCTGTATGTTTCATTAACATTTGCAGCCACCAAGTAAACTATCAAGAATAATTTAGTCATGGCAGCAAGTACAGTGAAGGTTCTAGGTACACAGGCAAGTCCATATGCAAATCGAGTTCAAATTGCCCTCAATATTAAGTCTGAGGACTATGAGTTTATTCAAGAGGACATGTCCTACAAAAGTGAGCTTCTTCTTAAATCCAACCCTGTTCATAAGAAAATCCCAGTCCTAATCCACGACGACAAGCCTATCTCTGAGTCCCTAGTCATCGTCCAATACATCGATGAGACATGGACTAATGGCCCCTCCATCCACACGACCGTGCTGTTGCCAGATTTTGGGCTGCGTACGTTGATGACAAGGTATTTGTTTCATCTACTGttgttttttttatcaaaaataaatCTTTCTGTACTTTAATTCAGTGACATACGCCAATTTTTTTTCTTAAGTAGTGTCAACATTTTGTAATACACTATAACGATGTCATTATCACTTTAGTTTTTATGAAGGGCCTTTTGCCCATTGATTTAGTTGAATCTTATCCTAGAAGAGGTTTAGGGTCGATTCTGCATAATAATATCTTTCTTTTAACAAAAGCTGAAAATTTGAAAACACACATATACAGGTTAAGGATTGTGTTAGAACCTCATCTGTGCAGCCCAACATGGAAATGGTCCAGAAGCATGGAAATGGCCCAACAATTGAGGACCCAGGCCCAACATCTGATTGGTCTTCCAATAGCTGTCAAATTGGAAACAAAATATAGTTGTTCCCATCCGGAAACCACTAGATAGTAGGCATGCTATTATGTAAATATAATAAGACATAGTTGTGTATATAAATATTGTATAAAGTTATACATAGTACATTAATTTGTTTGTATTCAATAGACAATAGGTAGTGGACATGTTGCTATGTTGGTATTAATACCAAAGTTTCAGAATGGttgacacaaaaaaaaaaaaaagggaatctCCTAAAAATTTTGGTCTTTCAAATtcttacatggtatcagagcagtagcTCTAAAGTATCGATCCTTTAGTTTTTTTTTCTGTTCACTCTTATCTTCAATATCTTGTTCTTCAATGGGTTCTATTCTTGAAACAGCTGAGGTCAGTTCAGCAAATGTCACCACCTCTGCAAATAATGGAGGTGGAATGAAGGACTCAAGTCATCCTTACTTCCTTCACCCCTCAGATTCACCCGGAATGAACTTAGTAAACACAAACTTTGATGGTAAAAGCTATGGAGGGTGGCGCAGGTCCATTCTCATTGCTCTTTCTGCCAAAAACAAGGTGGGGTTCATAGATGGAGCTTG
Coding sequences within:
- the LOC104220803 gene encoding probable glutathione S-transferase GSTU6, with amino-acid sequence MTAGNVKLLGVWASPFVNRVEIALKIKSIDPVFIQETLLPKSELLLKSNPVYKKIPVLFHNEKPICESLVILQYIDEAWPDGPSILPSDPYDRAIARFWAAYIDEKWFPMALEFRKAEGKEAKAAVLEKIPEGNLMLEEAFIKISKGKPFFGGDSIGYLDIVLGSLLGWVKAQEIIHEMKILDETKIPSLAKWDERFCSDKVVKDFIPEPEKLAEVYRNNYQEHLVMAASNVKVLGIQASPVVIRVLIALNVKSVAYEFIQEDMSNKSELLLKSNPVHKKIPVLIHGDKPISESLVIVQYIDETWTNGPSILPSNPHDRAIARFWAAYIDEKWFPLMSELGKAQGDEAKEEVKEKLKEALMPLEEAFVKCSKGKAFFGGDNIGYLDIALGCILGWIKTIRLILGVEIFDVAKTPGLVGWADRFLAEKTVKDAILGPEKLFEIARLRLARRDAANAN